One stretch of candidate division KSB1 bacterium DNA includes these proteins:
- a CDS encoding MTH895/ArsE family thioredoxin-like protein, with product MGKELILNAIRGQKTERTPWLPFVGCHGGALIGRDAMTYLQSAGLIVQGVTEAIRQYQPDGVPVTFDLQVEAEALGCELQWAKENPPAVLSHVLEQKGLSELKVPDERAGRIPIVLEATRRLARAGHDVALFGLVTGPFTLALHLKGTAVFMEMYDRPEAVKELMQFTTAVAMHMAELYAAAGCDVVALVDPMTSQISPDTFRAFVSPCAREVFDRIRALGLLSSFFVCGHAQKNGEAMCQTGPDNICVDENIPLDFVKRTCQQYGVSFGGNMPLTTVLLMGSEDDARRSALQCMDIGGDTGYILAPGCDLPYGTPPANLKAVAEVVHDEYKRQVARELLAKAAEVTPSINLADYGRTDRVIVDIITLDSEACAPCQYMVEAVKAVAPHFGDLVIWREHKIKQRESVEFMTGLMVRNVPTICIDGQIKFVSIIPSQEELTRAIQERINEKLHLKLRERRGRLLVLGGGCERCEQTWAHVQQALRELGSTVEVERITDDETIYSYGVSATPAIVTVKEQVRAAGRVPSVEVIKEWLKELQ from the coding sequence ATGGGAAAAGAGCTTATTCTGAACGCCATACGCGGGCAAAAGACAGAACGCACCCCTTGGCTCCCGTTCGTGGGCTGCCATGGAGGTGCGCTCATTGGCAGAGACGCGATGACTTACTTGCAATCGGCCGGCCTCATCGTGCAGGGGGTGACCGAGGCCATCCGCCAGTATCAGCCCGATGGTGTGCCGGTGACGTTTGACCTGCAGGTGGAGGCCGAGGCTTTGGGGTGCGAGCTGCAGTGGGCAAAGGAGAACCCCCCTGCGGTGCTCAGCCATGTGCTGGAGCAGAAGGGCTTGTCGGAGCTCAAGGTGCCCGATGAGCGCGCAGGGCGCATCCCCATAGTGTTGGAGGCCACGCGCCGCCTTGCGCGGGCCGGGCACGACGTGGCGCTGTTCGGTCTGGTCACCGGGCCGTTTACCCTCGCCCTTCACCTCAAGGGGACGGCCGTTTTCATGGAGATGTACGACCGCCCGGAGGCGGTGAAGGAGCTCATGCAGTTCACCACGGCAGTGGCGATGCACATGGCAGAACTGTACGCCGCGGCCGGCTGCGACGTGGTTGCCTTGGTGGACCCGATGACCAGCCAGATTTCGCCGGACACCTTCCGCGCCTTTGTCTCGCCCTGCGCACGGGAGGTCTTTGACCGCATTCGCGCCCTGGGGTTGCTCTCGTCCTTCTTTGTGTGCGGCCATGCGCAGAAGAATGGCGAGGCCATGTGCCAGACCGGCCCGGACAACATCTGCGTGGACGAGAACATCCCCCTGGACTTTGTCAAAAGGACCTGCCAGCAGTACGGCGTCTCTTTTGGCGGGAACATGCCGCTGACCACCGTGCTCCTGATGGGCAGCGAAGACGATGCCCGGCGCAGCGCGCTGCAGTGCATGGACATCGGGGGCGATACGGGCTACATTCTCGCCCCGGGCTGCGATCTGCCTTACGGCACGCCACCGGCAAACCTCAAGGCGGTCGCAGAGGTGGTGCACGACGAATACAAGCGGCAGGTGGCGCGGGAGCTCTTGGCCAAGGCGGCCGAGGTGACGCCCTCCATCAACTTGGCCGACTATGGCCGCACCGACCGGGTCATCGTGGACATCATCACTTTGGATTCGGAGGCATGCGCGCCCTGTCAATACATGGTCGAGGCGGTGAAAGCCGTAGCGCCGCATTTTGGTGACCTGGTCATCTGGCGCGAACACAAAATCAAGCAGCGGGAGTCGGTGGAGTTCATGACGGGCCTCATGGTGCGCAATGTGCCCACCATCTGCATCGACGGCCAGATCAAGTTCGTCAGCATCATCCCCTCCCAGGAGGAGCTGACCCGCGCCATCCAGGAACGCATCAACGAGAAGCTGCATTTGAAGCTGCGCGAGAGGCGTGGGCGGCTGCTGGTCCTGGGCGGGGGATGCGAACGCTGCGAGCAGACATGGGCCCATGTGCAGCAGGCCCTCCGGGAGCTCGGCTCCACAGTTGAGGTGGAGCGCATCACCGACGACGAAACGATCTACTCTTACGGCGTCTCGGCAACGCCAGCCATCGTCACCGTCAAAGAGCAGGTGCGGGCCGCCGGACGGGTGCCTTCTGTGGAAGTCATCAAAGAGTGGCTCAAGGAGCTGCAGTGA
- a CDS encoding right-handed parallel beta-helix repeat-containing protein, which translates to MAFLRSMPRRRLCAALTLSAGLALLSSCLEIDQVHQPRVAAPGDTLTVTLDIHSQGTDPNPHAVFVTVLVPNDWQPIGASYQSQKYGSGEFLLSQYWADSCEVVHPSGPDYKWVGFLTARGFLANEERIDATVTCRLKVGAKTGGYQLAYTLGEDALGYDTSWGDVYDVVFGVPIDVVTHLEVPQDYPTVQAAVQAAEPGVVVLVHSGVYVEHVHLQPGVTLQGDGVGKTVLLAADPAPTVRGAQGASISALTIVNNATGGTVVQAASANHMCVSNVEVVIPAQGIGVVGDFATGLSNEGVILRATGGRATGVRAQGAELTISGSRVENVLLGIALTESRGNIARNLFVGCDSAAVLMAGCPTTTVMNNTVDSCGHGIVALASAATAFNNIIVRSRGYGVWTTGELSCRYNDLWQNVAGDYFGCAPGQGAIAADPRFVGGSPFDYHLAADSPCIDAGDPAGPRDPDGTVADLGAFPFQQPGIASSINYVYLIHFTHLDIGFTDPQDMVATQYKAIIDRAIQFAETIPEYKWTIESVWQLEQWLAQSSPADVARLQRLVEAGKMHLCAGYANMHTAVLGSEEINRFLYPAEAYRQRFGFQANTLLQNDVPGFSWWMPTVLANAGVRYFAAGVNQSFGGSAQIPRQHNPFYWQGPDGQKVLTWISRGSYMEWLSTYSMGNVSTFYQALQNELQAYQAAGYPYDAILIMVGSLENTYPTTLITSMAQAWNQRYANPKLIVAGPDEFFAHLEEKYGQQFATYRGDWAGGWDLVSLNAPQSMGMNRQAHDLAMAAEEVAAINELLGIARAPREALDMVYANMLQFDEHSGGGAPWPELMTPQEAQRQSEIAVGFARAALTGAQSQVQQGLQLIATQVVSPEPGILVFNPLSWERSDVVRVELDATWHSHPLRVEDALTGRILPHQWLEQELLFLAEHVPPLGYRLFFLRDSSKSANAPGAVLRSSSHAEVENEFFRVRVDPSDGRVVSLFDKRRGRELVNAASPFPFNGWLKAVGNGQVMPLGSARVDTAVRGPVARALVIERSGTPFVRSEIWLYQGLPRVEVVNLMDRRLMEWVPNSVGSEQYAYVFPFAMQNFSTYLEGPHGFWNPTSDHLPGAPRGCFAIQHGGCVTDGSYRIAWALRETFAVEFERFHGVEASFNPSEATLLCRFIKKEDEGRFAGGSVGPIDAEPGTSPLIVSAFAFAADSGGFDPVAVAQFAWGFGTPLFGCQVLRNDNGLLSAAAASFLWCDQPQVMVVNLKQAHWGGGTIIRLMELSGQPAEITLGSEVFRLPSAVVTDGVEHDRTAAALHSRGVRISVGPRAIVTVRLNDVSSSAAPQEEEDAWGQWGLEQNYPNPFNPETTISYRVPEQTRVVIVLFNSKGQMVRTLVDATVPPGRHAVHWRGDDADGKPVASGLYFVRMTAGDQVRRRKLILLK; encoded by the coding sequence ATGGCCTTCCTGCGTAGCATGCCTCGCCGGCGCCTCTGTGCTGCCCTCACCTTGTCGGCCGGGCTCGCCCTGCTGAGCTCCTGCTTGGAGATCGACCAGGTCCACCAGCCGCGCGTGGCGGCCCCCGGTGACACGCTGACCGTGACTTTGGATATTCACAGCCAAGGGACGGACCCCAATCCCCACGCCGTCTTTGTCACGGTCTTGGTGCCCAATGATTGGCAGCCCATCGGCGCTTCCTACCAGAGCCAGAAGTACGGGAGTGGCGAGTTCCTCCTCAGCCAGTACTGGGCAGACTCGTGTGAGGTTGTGCACCCCAGTGGGCCTGACTACAAGTGGGTCGGCTTCTTGACAGCGCGCGGCTTCTTGGCCAACGAGGAACGCATCGACGCCACGGTAACGTGCAGGCTGAAGGTAGGCGCAAAGACCGGCGGCTATCAACTGGCATACACTCTTGGCGAGGACGCGCTGGGTTACGACACCAGCTGGGGGGACGTGTACGATGTGGTATTCGGCGTACCCATCGACGTGGTCACCCACCTGGAGGTTCCGCAGGATTACCCCACCGTCCAGGCGGCGGTCCAAGCGGCAGAGCCAGGTGTGGTGGTGCTGGTGCACAGCGGCGTGTACGTGGAGCACGTGCACCTGCAGCCGGGTGTGACGCTGCAGGGCGACGGAGTAGGAAAGACCGTGCTGCTGGCTGCCGACCCTGCCCCGACGGTGCGCGGCGCACAGGGCGCAAGCATCTCCGCGCTGACCATTGTCAACAACGCCACAGGTGGCACTGTCGTGCAGGCAGCAAGCGCCAACCACATGTGCGTGAGCAACGTGGAGGTGGTCATCCCTGCCCAGGGCATAGGGGTAGTGGGCGATTTCGCGACCGGCCTCAGCAATGAGGGTGTCATCTTGCGCGCGACAGGCGGCCGTGCCACAGGTGTTAGGGCGCAAGGAGCGGAGCTTACCATTTCTGGTAGCCGCGTGGAGAACGTGCTCCTGGGCATTGCGTTGACCGAGAGTCGGGGCAACATTGCTCGCAATCTGTTCGTCGGCTGCGACTCGGCTGCGGTTCTCATGGCCGGCTGTCCGACGACGACCGTGATGAACAACACCGTGGACAGTTGCGGCCACGGGATTGTGGCCCTGGCTTCTGCGGCGACGGCGTTCAACAACATCATCGTCAGAAGTCGTGGCTATGGCGTCTGGACGACAGGCGAGCTCAGTTGTCGTTACAACGACCTTTGGCAAAACGTCGCCGGCGACTACTTCGGCTGTGCGCCTGGTCAGGGCGCCATTGCAGCAGACCCGCGCTTCGTCGGGGGTAGCCCATTCGACTACCATCTCGCAGCAGACTCGCCGTGCATCGACGCCGGTGACCCTGCAGGGCCGCGCGACCCGGATGGCACGGTGGCCGACCTCGGCGCCTTCCCCTTCCAGCAGCCGGGCATCGCCTCGAGCATCAACTACGTCTACCTCATCCACTTTACCCATCTGGACATTGGCTTCACCGATCCGCAGGATATGGTTGCCACGCAGTATAAGGCCATTATCGACCGCGCCATCCAGTTTGCCGAGACGATACCGGAGTACAAATGGACCATCGAGAGCGTCTGGCAGTTGGAGCAGTGGTTGGCGCAGAGCAGCCCAGCGGACGTGGCACGCCTGCAGCGGTTGGTGGAGGCAGGCAAGATGCACCTCTGTGCCGGCTATGCAAACATGCACACCGCCGTGCTGGGCAGCGAGGAGATCAACCGCTTTCTTTATCCCGCTGAGGCGTACCGGCAGCGGTTCGGTTTCCAGGCCAACACCCTCTTGCAGAACGACGTGCCGGGGTTTTCCTGGTGGATGCCCACCGTGCTGGCCAACGCGGGTGTCCGCTACTTTGCCGCCGGCGTCAACCAGAGCTTCGGCGGCAGCGCGCAGATCCCGCGGCAGCACAACCCCTTCTACTGGCAGGGCCCTGACGGCCAGAAGGTCCTCACCTGGATCAGCCGCGGAAGCTACATGGAGTGGCTGTCCACCTACAGCATGGGCAACGTGAGCACTTTCTACCAGGCCCTGCAGAATGAGCTGCAGGCATACCAGGCGGCCGGCTATCCCTACGATGCAATTCTGATCATGGTGGGCAGCTTGGAAAACACCTACCCGACGACGCTCATCACCAGCATGGCGCAGGCCTGGAACCAGCGCTATGCCAATCCGAAACTCATTGTGGCCGGCCCGGATGAGTTCTTCGCCCACTTGGAGGAAAAGTACGGGCAGCAGTTTGCGACCTATCGGGGTGACTGGGCAGGAGGATGGGACCTGGTCTCGCTCAACGCGCCACAAAGCATGGGCATGAATCGCCAGGCGCACGACTTGGCCATGGCTGCCGAGGAGGTGGCCGCCATCAACGAGCTGCTGGGAATTGCTCGCGCACCTCGCGAGGCGCTGGACATGGTGTATGCCAACATGCTGCAGTTCGACGAACACAGCGGCGGTGGGGCGCCGTGGCCAGAGCTCATGACACCCCAAGAGGCTCAGCGTCAGAGCGAGATTGCCGTAGGCTTTGCTCGCGCTGCCCTCACTGGCGCGCAGTCGCAAGTGCAGCAAGGCCTGCAGCTCATAGCCACCCAAGTTGTTAGCCCTGAGCCGGGAATCCTGGTCTTTAACCCGCTCAGCTGGGAACGGAGCGACGTGGTGCGCGTAGAATTGGACGCTACCTGGCACTCCCACCCGCTGCGCGTGGAAGATGCACTGACCGGCCGCATCCTTCCCCACCAATGGTTGGAGCAGGAGCTCCTCTTTCTGGCCGAGCACGTGCCGCCTCTGGGCTATCGCTTGTTCTTCCTGCGTGACAGCAGCAAGAGCGCTAACGCACCCGGCGCGGTTCTTCGTTCGTCCTCCCACGCAGAGGTGGAAAATGAGTTCTTCCGGGTGCGCGTGGACCCAAGCGACGGACGCGTCGTGAGTCTGTTTGACAAGCGCCGTGGCCGGGAACTGGTGAACGCAGCCAGCCCCTTCCCGTTCAACGGTTGGCTGAAGGCCGTGGGCAACGGCCAGGTGATGCCGCTGGGGAGCGCCCGGGTGGACACCGCGGTGCGCGGTCCTGTGGCCCGCGCCCTGGTCATCGAACGGAGCGGCACGCCCTTCGTGCGGAGCGAGATCTGGCTCTACCAGGGCCTGCCTCGTGTGGAAGTCGTCAACCTCATGGATCGGCGCCTCATGGAGTGGGTACCCAATAGCGTGGGCTCGGAGCAGTACGCGTACGTGTTCCCTTTTGCCATGCAGAACTTTAGCACCTACTTGGAGGGGCCGCATGGCTTCTGGAACCCGACCAGCGATCACCTTCCGGGTGCGCCACGGGGCTGCTTTGCCATCCAGCACGGCGGGTGCGTGACCGACGGCAGCTATCGCATTGCCTGGGCCTTGCGCGAGACCTTCGCCGTAGAGTTTGAGCGTTTCCACGGCGTGGAGGCCTCCTTTAACCCGAGCGAAGCCACCTTGCTCTGCCGGTTTATCAAGAAGGAGGATGAGGGGAGATTCGCAGGGGGCAGCGTCGGCCCCATCGATGCGGAGCCAGGAACCAGCCCGCTGATAGTGTCGGCCTTCGCGTTTGCTGCGGATAGCGGGGGCTTCGACCCGGTGGCAGTGGCCCAATTCGCCTGGGGCTTCGGCACGCCGCTGTTCGGCTGCCAGGTGCTGCGCAACGACAACGGGCTTCTCTCTGCGGCTGCGGCCAGCTTTCTCTGGTGCGACCAGCCGCAGGTCATGGTGGTGAACCTCAAGCAGGCCCATTGGGGCGGCGGGACGATTATCCGCCTCATGGAGCTCAGCGGGCAGCCGGCCGAGATCACCCTGGGCTCCGAGGTCTTTCGCCTCCCCTCGGCGGTGGTTACCGACGGTGTGGAGCATGACCGCACGGCGGCTGCGCTGCATTCCAGGGGCGTGCGCATCTCCGTCGGCCCGCGCGCGATTGTGACGGTGCGCCTTAACGACGTCTCTTCGAGCGCAGCTCCCCAGGAAGAGGAGGATGCGTGGGGGCAGTGGGGGTTAGAGCAAAACTATCCCAACCCCTTTAACCCGGAGACCACCATCTCCTACCGGGTGCCTGAGCAGACGCGGGTGGTCATCGTCCTGTTCAACAGCAAGGGACAAATGGTGCGTACCTTAGTGGACGCCACCGTACCTCCTGGCCGGCATGCGGTGCACTGGCGGGGCGACGATGCCGACGGCAAACCCGTGGCAAGTGGTCTGTACTTCGTGCGCATGACTGCCGGGGACCAGGTGCGGCGAAGAAAGCTGATCCTTCTCAAATAA
- a CDS encoding VOC family protein: MAKRVTPFLMFEGRAEEAMQFYTGLFPKSRITLLERYGRGEGGPEGTVKLAEFTLQGQRFLCIDSPIKHEFGFTPAFSLFVECEDEQQLQQYFDALSAGGAVLMPLDNYDFSRKFAWVKDRFGVSWQLNLW, encoded by the coding sequence ATGGCGAAGAGGGTGACGCCGTTTCTCATGTTCGAGGGTCGGGCCGAGGAGGCGATGCAGTTTTACACCGGGCTTTTCCCGAAGTCGCGTATCACGCTCCTCGAGCGATACGGCCGCGGTGAGGGAGGCCCTGAGGGCACCGTGAAGCTGGCGGAGTTCACCTTGCAAGGCCAACGCTTCCTGTGCATCGACTCGCCCATCAAGCACGAGTTTGGCTTTACCCCTGCGTTCTCCCTGTTTGTTGAGTGTGAGGATGAACAGCAATTGCAGCAGTACTTCGATGCCCTGTCTGCTGGCGGCGCCGTGCTCATGCCTCTGGACAACTATGACTTCAGCCGCAAGTTTGCCTGGGTGAAGGACCGGTTTGGGGTGTCCTGGCAGCTCAACCTCTGGTGA
- a CDS encoding NPCBM/NEW2 domain-containing protein, with product MARSDAPGLHGDLFWDDFSRPSDKWQDMRVWGFGAWQVKDGTFVSLDDKTPEQTIYAAAPRFAQALVNRDYSVVFHYRPVAGAYYLFSLNVRQHGWDCYKFEVDGSGVVRIAKAKIGQMPEVLAASSPGAAKFGQWQWVRFDVRGDRPLLLRAKLWQGAHKDEPPLYDVVARDEVPLPPAQLSLALNMVRQGGAHTAVDDFCVRASVAASPVWRWAKLKGAGRAHRHFAHGRVWAAEQGLQGLLARGQVSWALYNNLGLVAAEKGHFADALRWLAKGYKLAPGQEVVRANVVAAWSALAHDGLLKEAPPEQESGLIVKTDRAVYAAAEPGQVRCWLLTPALGGPKCDSLRLTFQDSSGQVVWRAGCPVTLGAQLFAHASLDFEPTKIADGAYRAVLSGGGKETTAQFEVACSAFRALQEEVAAVKRRVAEGRRTSEVVHQNDWANVEAALLPVERALQQAHVPGGLRRRQAETAAALAQAEAALAALQAGRNPWRNATGTFLRGYYSEIDGSLQGYALHVPDSYSGERPFPLVVNLHGYDPSFADWRDNPFLPGFIPEATQGGRFIVVNPFGRGNTMYQDIGEQDVLSVLAEVQRLYVIDPDRVYLTGGSMGGGGAWYLGLRHPDLFAAIAPVMGPTDYGFWLGVDSASASPLQRYLLARNSPLSYAENARNLAARCVHGAKDDIVPVEQSRRMAARFRQLGYPLVYTEYPEAAHGGFPAQMEKGRYDWLAEQTRPRWPRQVIYKTADLNHPGAYWVRIERFEHLLDFATIEAEIAEQNRITVRTHNVSRFRLEVPRVHCEPDLPIQVAVDGDVCDSGEIPPRGLLCFRRAEDGQWLRCSSEEGCAAGKRPGLAGPISDAFNGGFLLVYGTVGRRQENAAAKGEAEAFAEQWQRWQHVSCRVKADRQVTVEDIRNFHLILIGGPYCNLLTERIHGELPIQFRRNGVQVGERRFSGEDVGAALVYPNPLNPGRYVVVLAGVSWRAVTGLLKRIGTEFDYVVFDARTVGRHALQGTMTVEGTALLCGFFDQDWQLDKQYQWPADERVREGIVPRTIPEQTEPDTCRGAFCLSDLVPEGVEQWIGAPERDRTFWGTPLQGPAGATKGIGVYPNSRIRFRLDGRWRYFTARLCVDLPPSLQTAQGRAQQERVQFAMYGDGEELFVSKLMTARSQPVAVRVPIFGVRELDLVVGTTAWLPGSPLGASWVDAKVEGR from the coding sequence ATGGCAAGATCTGACGCTCCTGGCCTGCACGGCGACTTGTTCTGGGATGATTTCTCTCGCCCCTCGGACAAGTGGCAGGACATGCGCGTGTGGGGATTTGGCGCCTGGCAGGTGAAGGACGGCACCTTCGTCTCCCTGGACGACAAGACCCCTGAGCAGACCATCTACGCGGCAGCACCTCGCTTTGCCCAGGCCCTGGTGAATCGCGACTACAGCGTGGTCTTCCACTATCGGCCGGTGGCAGGTGCCTACTATCTCTTCAGCCTCAACGTGCGCCAGCACGGCTGGGACTGCTACAAGTTCGAGGTGGACGGCAGTGGCGTGGTGCGCATCGCCAAGGCGAAGATAGGGCAAATGCCTGAGGTGCTTGCTGCCTCGTCCCCCGGGGCAGCGAAGTTCGGTCAGTGGCAGTGGGTGAGGTTCGACGTGCGGGGGGACAGGCCTCTCCTGTTGCGCGCCAAGCTATGGCAAGGGGCCCACAAGGACGAGCCGCCACTGTACGATGTGGTGGCGAGGGATGAAGTGCCGCTGCCGCCTGCGCAGCTCAGCCTGGCGTTGAACATGGTGCGACAAGGTGGAGCGCACACCGCAGTCGATGACTTTTGCGTGCGCGCGAGCGTGGCAGCCAGTCCAGTTTGGCGCTGGGCCAAGTTGAAGGGCGCAGGTAGGGCGCACCGGCACTTTGCTCACGGAAGGGTGTGGGCGGCCGAACAGGGGTTGCAGGGCCTGCTGGCGCGCGGCCAGGTCTCCTGGGCCTTGTACAACAATCTCGGGCTGGTCGCCGCGGAAAAGGGCCACTTTGCCGACGCCTTGCGGTGGCTGGCAAAGGGCTACAAACTGGCGCCTGGCCAAGAGGTGGTGCGTGCCAATGTCGTCGCCGCCTGGAGCGCTCTTGCGCATGACGGGCTGCTCAAAGAGGCCCCGCCAGAGCAAGAGTCCGGGCTGATCGTAAAGACAGACCGCGCCGTGTACGCAGCTGCCGAGCCGGGACAGGTGCGGTGCTGGCTGCTCACGCCCGCGCTTGGTGGCCCTAAGTGCGATTCTCTGCGCCTGACCTTCCAGGACAGCAGCGGGCAGGTCGTTTGGAGGGCTGGCTGCCCCGTGACTTTGGGCGCGCAGCTCTTTGCCCACGCTTCGCTGGATTTTGAGCCGACCAAGATAGCAGACGGTGCTTACAGGGCTGTGCTCTCTGGTGGGGGGAAGGAGACAACAGCTCAGTTTGAAGTCGCGTGCAGTGCTTTTCGGGCGCTGCAAGAGGAGGTTGCTGCGGTCAAGCGGCGGGTCGCAGAGGGGCGACGAACCTCGGAGGTGGTGCACCAGAACGACTGGGCCAACGTGGAGGCCGCGCTCCTGCCGGTGGAGCGTGCCCTCCAGCAGGCGCATGTGCCGGGTGGGCTGCGCAGACGGCAGGCAGAGACAGCCGCAGCTCTTGCCCAGGCGGAGGCAGCACTTGCCGCCCTGCAAGCGGGGCGGAATCCGTGGCGCAACGCCACCGGCACCTTCCTGCGCGGGTACTATTCCGAGATTGACGGCAGCCTGCAGGGTTATGCTCTTCATGTGCCGGATAGCTACAGCGGAGAGAGGCCTTTTCCCCTAGTGGTCAACCTGCACGGGTACGACCCCAGCTTCGCTGACTGGCGGGACAACCCGTTTCTCCCGGGCTTCATTCCGGAAGCCACCCAAGGCGGACGCTTCATTGTGGTCAACCCTTTTGGTCGCGGCAACACCATGTATCAGGACATCGGCGAGCAGGACGTGCTGAGCGTGCTGGCCGAGGTGCAGCGCCTCTACGTCATCGATCCGGACCGCGTCTACCTGACCGGCGGCTCCATGGGCGGTGGCGGGGCTTGGTACCTGGGGCTTCGCCATCCTGACCTCTTCGCTGCCATTGCGCCGGTGATGGGCCCGACGGATTATGGCTTCTGGCTGGGGGTCGACAGCGCCTCCGCCTCCCCGCTGCAGCGCTACCTGCTGGCGAGAAACAGCCCGCTCTCTTACGCAGAAAACGCCCGCAATTTAGCGGCGAGATGCGTGCACGGCGCCAAGGACGACATCGTCCCGGTCGAGCAGAGCCGGAGGATGGCTGCCCGGTTCCGCCAACTTGGCTACCCGCTCGTCTACACCGAGTACCCCGAGGCTGCGCACGGCGGCTTCCCTGCGCAGATGGAGAAGGGCAGGTACGACTGGCTTGCGGAGCAGACCCGCCCTCGCTGGCCGCGCCAGGTCATCTACAAGACTGCCGACCTCAACCATCCCGGAGCTTACTGGGTGCGCATCGAGCGCTTTGAGCATCTGTTGGATTTCGCCACCATCGAGGCCGAGATTGCAGAACAGAACCGCATCACCGTGCGCACGCACAACGTCAGTCGCTTTCGCCTGGAGGTGCCGCGAGTGCACTGTGAGCCGGACCTGCCGATCCAGGTCGCGGTGGATGGCGACGTCTGCGACAGCGGAGAGATTCCCCCTAGGGGACTCCTCTGTTTCCGGAGGGCAGAAGACGGGCAGTGGCTGCGGTGCTCCTCGGAGGAAGGGTGTGCCGCAGGCAAGCGCCCGGGCCTTGCCGGCCCCATTTCGGATGCTTTCAACGGCGGGTTTCTTTTAGTCTATGGTACGGTCGGCAGGCGCCAGGAGAATGCGGCGGCCAAAGGGGAGGCAGAGGCCTTTGCCGAGCAGTGGCAGCGGTGGCAGCATGTCTCCTGCCGCGTAAAGGCCGACCGCCAGGTCACCGTGGAGGATATCAGGAACTTTCACCTCATCCTCATCGGCGGACCATACTGCAACTTGCTCACGGAGCGAATCCACGGCGAGTTGCCCATTCAGTTCCGGCGCAATGGCGTGCAGGTTGGTGAAAGACGCTTTTCCGGGGAAGATGTTGGAGCCGCTTTGGTCTATCCCAACCCGCTCAACCCGGGGCGGTACGTGGTTGTGCTGGCCGGGGTCAGTTGGCGCGCCGTGACCGGGCTGCTCAAGCGCATCGGCACGGAATTCGACTATGTGGTGTTCGATGCAAGGACGGTGGGACGCCACGCCCTCCAGGGCACAATGACCGTGGAGGGCACGGCGCTGCTCTGCGGCTTCTTTGACCAGGACTGGCAGCTTGACAAACAGTATCAGTGGCCAGCGGACGAGCGCGTGCGCGAGGGGATCGTGCCCCGCACCATCCCGGAGCAGACGGAGCCAGACACATGCAGAGGCGCTTTCTGCCTAAGCGACCTTGTGCCTGAAGGCGTGGAGCAATGGATTGGGGCCCCGGAGCGTGATCGCACCTTCTGGGGAACGCCGCTCCAGGGCCCGGCAGGAGCAACCAAAGGCATCGGCGTCTACCCCAATTCGCGCATTCGCTTTCGTCTTGACGGCAGATGGCGTTACTTCACGGCAAGGCTTTGCGTGGACTTGCCGCCGTCCCTGCAAACAGCGCAAGGCCGGGCGCAGCAGGAACGTGTGCAGTTTGCCATGTACGGCGACGGGGAGGAGCTGTTCGTCAGCAAGCTGATGACTGCCCGCTCTCAGCCGGTGGCGGTCCGGGTGCCCATCTTCGGCGTGCGGGAGTTGGATCTGGTGGTGGGCACTACGGCCTGGCTTCCTGGCTCGCCGTTGGGCGCAAGTTGGGTCGACGCCAAAGTGGAGGGACGATGA
- a CDS encoding GTP-binding protein: protein MIPTILLTGFLGAGKTTLLNRLVEHYAGRRLVLLVNEFGAIGIDGRLLRQGDYELVELNRGSLFCICVRTDFIAEVERIAHQLRPDLLLIEATGLADTTEMEKMFALPTLRSAVELVACVCLVDCQTFLKLKDVLRAPVSQVQSADLILVNKCDLVSAEQVEQVVAAVRQLAPGAQVLRTQFAEFPLNVLDNIRRPQSPASGPPGEGRPDRVFSYTLQAEGEFDRGGWQRFVASLGPGLMRMKGFISLDGQRTYVDATMTNMSMMATGAADGRNELVVIGQGLHRAQVESSFLGELRHR from the coding sequence GTGATACCGACCATTTTGCTCACCGGCTTTCTGGGCGCGGGTAAAACGACTTTGCTCAACCGCCTGGTCGAGCACTATGCGGGCCGGCGGCTGGTGCTCCTGGTCAACGAGTTCGGTGCCATCGGCATCGACGGGCGGCTGCTGCGCCAGGGCGACTATGAGCTGGTGGAGCTGAACAGGGGCAGCCTTTTCTGCATATGCGTGCGCACCGACTTTATTGCTGAGGTGGAAAGGATCGCGCACCAGCTGCGCCCAGACCTCTTGCTCATCGAAGCCACTGGCCTTGCCGACACCACTGAGATGGAGAAGATGTTCGCCCTGCCCACATTGCGCAGTGCCGTGGAGCTTGTCGCCTGCGTCTGTCTGGTGGACTGCCAGACCTTCCTGAAGCTCAAGGATGTGCTTAGAGCGCCCGTGTCCCAGGTGCAGAGCGCCGATTTGATCCTGGTGAACAAGTGCGACCTGGTGAGCGCGGAGCAGGTGGAGCAGGTGGTGGCCGCGGTGCGCCAGCTGGCCCCTGGCGCGCAGGTTCTGCGCACGCAGTTTGCCGAGTTTCCTCTAAATGTGCTGGACAATATTCGCAGACCGCAATCGCCTGCCAGTGGCCCTCCGGGGGAAGGACGTCCCGACCGAGTCTTTTCATACACCTTGCAAGCGGAGGGGGAGTTTGATCGGGGTGGCTGGCAGCGCTTCGTAGCCTCGCTTGGTCCTGGTCTCATGCGGATGAAGGGGTTCATCTCTTTGGATGGCCAACGAACCTACGTGGACGCAACGATGACGAACATGTCCATGATGGCCACCGGAGCGGCAGATGGCCGGAATGAGCTCGTGGTCATCGGCCAGGGGCTGCACAGGGCGCAGGTTGAGTCTTCTTTTCTTGGCGAACTGCGCCACAGGTGA